A part of Scophthalmus maximus strain ysfricsl-2021 chromosome 20, ASM2237912v1, whole genome shotgun sequence genomic DNA contains:
- the mapk10 gene encoding mitogen-activated protein kinase 10 isoform X3, translated as MVFMSRHFLYNCSQPILDVKIAFCQGFGKQVDVSYIAQHYNMSKSKVDNQFYSVEVGDSTFTVLKRYQNLKPIGSGAQGIVCAGYDAVLDRNVAIKKLSRPFQNQTHAKRAYRELVLMKCVNHKNIISLLNVFTPQKSLEDFQDVYLAMELMDANLCQVIQMELDHERMSYLLYQMLCGIKHLHSAGIIHRDLKPSNIVVKSDCTLKILDFGLARTAGTSFMMTPYVVTRYYRAPEVILGMGYKENVDIWSVGCIMGEMVRHKILFPGRDYIDQWNKVIEQLGTPALEFMKKLQPTVRNYVENRPKYAGLTFPKLFPDCLFPADSEHNKLKASQARDLLSKMLIIDPAKRISVDEALQHPYINVWYDPAEVEAPPPQIYDKQLDEREHSIDEWKELIYKEVMNFEERTKNGVVKGQPSPSGAAVNSSESLPPSSSINDISSMSTDQTLASDTDSSLETSAGPLGCCR; from the exons ATG GTATTTATGAGCAGACATTTCTTATATAACTGCAGCCAACCGATCCTGGATGTAAAGATAGCCTTTTGTCAG GGTTTTGGTAAACAAGTGGATGTGTCATATATCGCCCAGCATTACAACATGAGCAAGAGCAAAGTGGACAACCAGTTCTACAGTGTGGAAGTGGGAGACTCCACCTTCACAGTTTTAAAGCGTTACCAGAATTTAAAGCCCATCGGCTCTGGAGCTCAGGGAATTGTCTG tgcgGGCTATGACGCTGTTCTGGACAGAAATGTGGCCATCAAGAAGCTGAGCAGACCCTTCCAGAACCAGACCCATGCCAAGCGGGCATACCGGGAGTTGGTGCTCATGAAATGTGTCAATCACAAAAAT ATTATCAGTTTATTAAATGTCTTCACACCACAGAAATCATTAGAGGATTTCCAGGATGT GTACCTGGCGATGGAGCTGATGGACGCCAACTTGTGCCAGGTGATTCAGATGGAGCTCGACCATGAGAGAATGTCCTACCTGCTCTACCAGATGCTGTGTGGTATCAAACATCTGCACTCAGCTGGCATCATTCACAGG GACCTTAAACCAAGCAATATAGTGGTGAAGTCCGACTGCACCCTGAAGATCCTGGACTTTGGCCTGGCGAGGACTGCAGGCACGAGCTTCATGATGACCCCTTATGTGGTGACTAGATACTACAGAGCCCCAGAGGTTATCCTGGGCATGGGATACAAAGAGAATG TGGACATATGGTCGGTGGGGTGCATTATGGGAGAAATGGTGCGCCACAAAATCCTTTTCCCTGGTCGGGACT ACATCGACCAGTGGAACAAGGTGATTGAGCAGCTGGGCACGCCCGCGCTGGAGTTCATGAAGAAGCTCCAGCCCACAGTGAGGAACTACGTGGAGAACCGGCCAAAGTATGCCGGCCTCACCTTTCCCAAGCTCTTCCCCGACTGCCTCTTCCCCGCTGACTCTGAGCACAACAAACTCAAAG CTAGCCAGGCCAGAGACCTGCTGTCTAAGATGCTGATCATCGACCCCGCTAAGCGGATATCGGTGGACGAGGCCCTGCAGCACCCCTACATCAACGTTTGGTACGACCCAGCCGAGGTGGAGGCG cCTCCACCTCAGATCTATGACAAGCAGCTGGATGAAAGAGAACACTCCATTGATGAATGGAAAG AACTAATCTACAAAGAGGTGATGAACTTTGAGGAGAGAACAAAGAATGGCGTAGTGAAGGGACAGCCTTCACCTTCAG GTGCAGCCGTGAACAGCAGCGagagcctccctccctcctcctcgatCAACGACATCTCCTCCATGTCCACCGACCAGACCCTGGCCTCAGACACCGACAGCAGCCTGGAGACCTCCGCAGGACCCCTGGGGTGTTGCAGGTGA
- the mapk10 gene encoding mitogen-activated protein kinase 10 isoform X4, protein MVFMSRHFLYNCSQPILDVKIAFCQGFGKQVDVSYIAQHYNMSKSKVDNQFYSVEVGDSTFTVLKRYQNLKPIGSGAQGIVCAGYDAVLDRNVAIKKLSRPFQNQTHAKRAYRELVLMKCVNHKNIISLLNVFTPQKSLEDFQDVYLAMELMDANLCQVIQMELDHERMSYLLYQMLCGIKHLHSAGIIHRDLKPSNIVVKSDCTLKILDFGLARTAGTSFMMTPYVVTRYYRAPEVILGMGYKENVDMWSVGCIFGEVIRGTVLFPGTDHIDQWNKVIEQLGTPALEFMKKLQPTVRNYVENRPKYAGLTFPKLFPDCLFPADSEHNKLKASQARDLLSKMLIIDPAKRISVDEALQHPYINVWYDPAEVEAPPPQIYDKQLDEREHSIDEWKELIYKEVMNFEERTKNGVVKGQPSPSGAAVNSSESLPPSSSINDISSMSTDQTLASDTDSSLETSAGPLGCCR, encoded by the exons ATG GTATTTATGAGCAGACATTTCTTATATAACTGCAGCCAACCGATCCTGGATGTAAAGATAGCCTTTTGTCAG GGTTTTGGTAAACAAGTGGATGTGTCATATATCGCCCAGCATTACAACATGAGCAAGAGCAAAGTGGACAACCAGTTCTACAGTGTGGAAGTGGGAGACTCCACCTTCACAGTTTTAAAGCGTTACCAGAATTTAAAGCCCATCGGCTCTGGAGCTCAGGGAATTGTCTG tgcgGGCTATGACGCTGTTCTGGACAGAAATGTGGCCATCAAGAAGCTGAGCAGACCCTTCCAGAACCAGACCCATGCCAAGCGGGCATACCGGGAGTTGGTGCTCATGAAATGTGTCAATCACAAAAAT ATTATCAGTTTATTAAATGTCTTCACACCACAGAAATCATTAGAGGATTTCCAGGATGT GTACCTGGCGATGGAGCTGATGGACGCCAACTTGTGCCAGGTGATTCAGATGGAGCTCGACCATGAGAGAATGTCCTACCTGCTCTACCAGATGCTGTGTGGTATCAAACATCTGCACTCAGCTGGCATCATTCACAGG GACCTTAAACCAAGCAATATAGTGGTGAAGTCCGACTGCACCCTGAAGATCCTGGACTTTGGCCTGGCGAGGACTGCAGGCACGAGCTTCATGATGACCCCTTATGTGGTGACTAGATACTACAGAGCCCCAGAGGTTATCCTGGGCATGGGATACAAAGAGAATG TGGACATGTGGTCAGTCGGCTGCATCTTTGGAGAGGTGATAAGAGGGACAGTGCTGTTCCCTGGGACTGACC ACATCGACCAGTGGAACAAGGTGATTGAGCAGCTGGGCACGCCCGCGCTGGAGTTCATGAAGAAGCTCCAGCCCACAGTGAGGAACTACGTGGAGAACCGGCCAAAGTATGCCGGCCTCACCTTTCCCAAGCTCTTCCCCGACTGCCTCTTCCCCGCTGACTCTGAGCACAACAAACTCAAAG CTAGCCAGGCCAGAGACCTGCTGTCTAAGATGCTGATCATCGACCCCGCTAAGCGGATATCGGTGGACGAGGCCCTGCAGCACCCCTACATCAACGTTTGGTACGACCCAGCCGAGGTGGAGGCG cCTCCACCTCAGATCTATGACAAGCAGCTGGATGAAAGAGAACACTCCATTGATGAATGGAAAG AACTAATCTACAAAGAGGTGATGAACTTTGAGGAGAGAACAAAGAATGGCGTAGTGAAGGGACAGCCTTCACCTTCAG GTGCAGCCGTGAACAGCAGCGagagcctccctccctcctcctcgatCAACGACATCTCCTCCATGTCCACCGACCAGACCCTGGCCTCAGACACCGACAGCAGCCTGGAGACCTCCGCAGGACCCCTGGGGTGTTGCAGGTGA
- the mapk10 gene encoding mitogen-activated protein kinase 10 isoform X2, with translation MVFMSRHFLYNCSQPILDVKIAFCQGFGKQVDVSYIAQHYNMSKSKVDNQFYSVEVGDSTFTVLKRYQNLKPIGSGAQGIVCAGYDAVLDRNVAIKKLSRPFQNQTHAKRAYRELVLMKCVNHKNIISLLNVFTPQKSLEDFQDVYLAMELMDANLCQVIQMELDHERMSYLLYQMLCGIKHLHSAGIIHRDLKPSNIVVKSDCTLKILDFGLARTAGTSFMMTPYVVTRYYRAPEVILGMGYKENVDMWSVGCIFGEVIRGTVLFPGTDHIDQWNKVIEQLGTPALEFMKKLQPTVRNYVENRPKYAGLTFPKLFPDCLFPADSEHNKLKASQARDLLSKMLIIDPAKRISVDEALQHPYINVWYDPAEVEAARDLIQISMPPPQIYDKQLDEREHSIDEWKELIYKEVMNFEERTKNGVVKGQPSPSGAAVNSSESLPPSSSINDISSMSTDQTLASDTDSSLETSAGPLGCCR, from the exons ATG GTATTTATGAGCAGACATTTCTTATATAACTGCAGCCAACCGATCCTGGATGTAAAGATAGCCTTTTGTCAG GGTTTTGGTAAACAAGTGGATGTGTCATATATCGCCCAGCATTACAACATGAGCAAGAGCAAAGTGGACAACCAGTTCTACAGTGTGGAAGTGGGAGACTCCACCTTCACAGTTTTAAAGCGTTACCAGAATTTAAAGCCCATCGGCTCTGGAGCTCAGGGAATTGTCTG tgcgGGCTATGACGCTGTTCTGGACAGAAATGTGGCCATCAAGAAGCTGAGCAGACCCTTCCAGAACCAGACCCATGCCAAGCGGGCATACCGGGAGTTGGTGCTCATGAAATGTGTCAATCACAAAAAT ATTATCAGTTTATTAAATGTCTTCACACCACAGAAATCATTAGAGGATTTCCAGGATGT GTACCTGGCGATGGAGCTGATGGACGCCAACTTGTGCCAGGTGATTCAGATGGAGCTCGACCATGAGAGAATGTCCTACCTGCTCTACCAGATGCTGTGTGGTATCAAACATCTGCACTCAGCTGGCATCATTCACAGG GACCTTAAACCAAGCAATATAGTGGTGAAGTCCGACTGCACCCTGAAGATCCTGGACTTTGGCCTGGCGAGGACTGCAGGCACGAGCTTCATGATGACCCCTTATGTGGTGACTAGATACTACAGAGCCCCAGAGGTTATCCTGGGCATGGGATACAAAGAGAATG TGGACATGTGGTCAGTCGGCTGCATCTTTGGAGAGGTGATAAGAGGGACAGTGCTGTTCCCTGGGACTGACC ACATCGACCAGTGGAACAAGGTGATTGAGCAGCTGGGCACGCCCGCGCTGGAGTTCATGAAGAAGCTCCAGCCCACAGTGAGGAACTACGTGGAGAACCGGCCAAAGTATGCCGGCCTCACCTTTCCCAAGCTCTTCCCCGACTGCCTCTTCCCCGCTGACTCTGAGCACAACAAACTCAAAG CTAGCCAGGCCAGAGACCTGCTGTCTAAGATGCTGATCATCGACCCCGCTAAGCGGATATCGGTGGACGAGGCCCTGCAGCACCCCTACATCAACGTTTGGTACGACCCAGCCGAGGTGGAGGCG GCCAGAGATCTCATCCAAATATCCATG cCTCCACCTCAGATCTATGACAAGCAGCTGGATGAAAGAGAACACTCCATTGATGAATGGAAAG AACTAATCTACAAAGAGGTGATGAACTTTGAGGAGAGAACAAAGAATGGCGTAGTGAAGGGACAGCCTTCACCTTCAG GTGCAGCCGTGAACAGCAGCGagagcctccctccctcctcctcgatCAACGACATCTCCTCCATGTCCACCGACCAGACCCTGGCCTCAGACACCGACAGCAGCCTGGAGACCTCCGCAGGACCCCTGGGGTGTTGCAGGTGA
- the mapk10 gene encoding mitogen-activated protein kinase 10 isoform X5, protein MSKSKVDNQFYSVEVGDSTFTVLKRYQNLKPIGSGAQGIVCAGYDAVLDRNVAIKKLSRPFQNQTHAKRAYRELVLMKCVNHKNIISLLNVFTPQKSLEDFQDVYLAMELMDANLCQVIQMELDHERMSYLLYQMLCGIKHLHSAGIIHRDLKPSNIVVKSDCTLKILDFGLARTAGTSFMMTPYVVTRYYRAPEVILGMGYKENVDIWSVGCIMGEMVRHKILFPGRDYIDQWNKVIEQLGTPALEFMKKLQPTVRNYVENRPKYAGLTFPKLFPDCLFPADSEHNKLKASQARDLLSKMLIIDPAKRISVDEALQHPYINVWYDPAEVEAARDLIQISMPPPQIYDKQLDEREHSIDEWKELIYKEVMNFEERTKNGVVKGQPSPSGAAVNSSESLPPSSSINDISSMSTDQTLASDTDSSLETSAGPLGCCR, encoded by the exons ATGAGCAAGAGCAAAGTGGACAACCAGTTCTACAGTGTGGAAGTGGGAGACTCCACCTTCACAGTTTTAAAGCGTTACCAGAATTTAAAGCCCATCGGCTCTGGAGCTCAGGGAATTGTCTG tgcgGGCTATGACGCTGTTCTGGACAGAAATGTGGCCATCAAGAAGCTGAGCAGACCCTTCCAGAACCAGACCCATGCCAAGCGGGCATACCGGGAGTTGGTGCTCATGAAATGTGTCAATCACAAAAAT ATTATCAGTTTATTAAATGTCTTCACACCACAGAAATCATTAGAGGATTTCCAGGATGT GTACCTGGCGATGGAGCTGATGGACGCCAACTTGTGCCAGGTGATTCAGATGGAGCTCGACCATGAGAGAATGTCCTACCTGCTCTACCAGATGCTGTGTGGTATCAAACATCTGCACTCAGCTGGCATCATTCACAGG GACCTTAAACCAAGCAATATAGTGGTGAAGTCCGACTGCACCCTGAAGATCCTGGACTTTGGCCTGGCGAGGACTGCAGGCACGAGCTTCATGATGACCCCTTATGTGGTGACTAGATACTACAGAGCCCCAGAGGTTATCCTGGGCATGGGATACAAAGAGAATG TGGACATATGGTCGGTGGGGTGCATTATGGGAGAAATGGTGCGCCACAAAATCCTTTTCCCTGGTCGGGACT ACATCGACCAGTGGAACAAGGTGATTGAGCAGCTGGGCACGCCCGCGCTGGAGTTCATGAAGAAGCTCCAGCCCACAGTGAGGAACTACGTGGAGAACCGGCCAAAGTATGCCGGCCTCACCTTTCCCAAGCTCTTCCCCGACTGCCTCTTCCCCGCTGACTCTGAGCACAACAAACTCAAAG CTAGCCAGGCCAGAGACCTGCTGTCTAAGATGCTGATCATCGACCCCGCTAAGCGGATATCGGTGGACGAGGCCCTGCAGCACCCCTACATCAACGTTTGGTACGACCCAGCCGAGGTGGAGGCG GCCAGAGATCTCATCCAAATATCCATG cCTCCACCTCAGATCTATGACAAGCAGCTGGATGAAAGAGAACACTCCATTGATGAATGGAAAG AACTAATCTACAAAGAGGTGATGAACTTTGAGGAGAGAACAAAGAATGGCGTAGTGAAGGGACAGCCTTCACCTTCAG GTGCAGCCGTGAACAGCAGCGagagcctccctccctcctcctcgatCAACGACATCTCCTCCATGTCCACCGACCAGACCCTGGCCTCAGACACCGACAGCAGCCTGGAGACCTCCGCAGGACCCCTGGGGTGTTGCAGGTGA
- the mapk10 gene encoding mitogen-activated protein kinase 10 isoform X6, translating to MVFMSRHFLYNCSQPILDVKIAFCQGFGKQVDVSYIAQHYNMSKSKVDNQFYSVEVGDSTFTVLKRYQNLKPIGSGAQGIVCAGYDAVLDRNVAIKKLSRPFQNQTHAKRAYRELVLMKCVNHKNIISLLNVFTPQKSLEDFQDVYLAMELMDANLCQVIQMELDHERMSYLLYQMLCGIKHLHSAGIIHRDLKPSNIVVKSDCTLKILDFGLARTAGTSFMMTPYVVTRYYRAPEVILGMGYKENVDIWSVGCIMGEMVRHKILFPGRDYIDQWNKVIEQLGTPALEFMKKLQPTVRNYVENRPKYAGLTFPKLFPDCLFPADSEHNKLKASQARDLLSKMLIIDPAKRISVDEALQHPYINVWYDPAEVEAARDLIQISMPPPQIYDKQLDEREHSIDEWKELIYKEVMNFEERTKNGVVKGQPSPSGTLSA from the exons ATG GTATTTATGAGCAGACATTTCTTATATAACTGCAGCCAACCGATCCTGGATGTAAAGATAGCCTTTTGTCAG GGTTTTGGTAAACAAGTGGATGTGTCATATATCGCCCAGCATTACAACATGAGCAAGAGCAAAGTGGACAACCAGTTCTACAGTGTGGAAGTGGGAGACTCCACCTTCACAGTTTTAAAGCGTTACCAGAATTTAAAGCCCATCGGCTCTGGAGCTCAGGGAATTGTCTG tgcgGGCTATGACGCTGTTCTGGACAGAAATGTGGCCATCAAGAAGCTGAGCAGACCCTTCCAGAACCAGACCCATGCCAAGCGGGCATACCGGGAGTTGGTGCTCATGAAATGTGTCAATCACAAAAAT ATTATCAGTTTATTAAATGTCTTCACACCACAGAAATCATTAGAGGATTTCCAGGATGT GTACCTGGCGATGGAGCTGATGGACGCCAACTTGTGCCAGGTGATTCAGATGGAGCTCGACCATGAGAGAATGTCCTACCTGCTCTACCAGATGCTGTGTGGTATCAAACATCTGCACTCAGCTGGCATCATTCACAGG GACCTTAAACCAAGCAATATAGTGGTGAAGTCCGACTGCACCCTGAAGATCCTGGACTTTGGCCTGGCGAGGACTGCAGGCACGAGCTTCATGATGACCCCTTATGTGGTGACTAGATACTACAGAGCCCCAGAGGTTATCCTGGGCATGGGATACAAAGAGAATG TGGACATATGGTCGGTGGGGTGCATTATGGGAGAAATGGTGCGCCACAAAATCCTTTTCCCTGGTCGGGACT ACATCGACCAGTGGAACAAGGTGATTGAGCAGCTGGGCACGCCCGCGCTGGAGTTCATGAAGAAGCTCCAGCCCACAGTGAGGAACTACGTGGAGAACCGGCCAAAGTATGCCGGCCTCACCTTTCCCAAGCTCTTCCCCGACTGCCTCTTCCCCGCTGACTCTGAGCACAACAAACTCAAAG CTAGCCAGGCCAGAGACCTGCTGTCTAAGATGCTGATCATCGACCCCGCTAAGCGGATATCGGTGGACGAGGCCCTGCAGCACCCCTACATCAACGTTTGGTACGACCCAGCCGAGGTGGAGGCG GCCAGAGATCTCATCCAAATATCCATG cCTCCACCTCAGATCTATGACAAGCAGCTGGATGAAAGAGAACACTCCATTGATGAATGGAAAG AACTAATCTACAAAGAGGTGATGAACTTTGAGGAGAGAACAAAGAATGGCGTAGTGAAGGGACAGCCTTCACCTTCAGGTACTCTCAGTGCATAA
- the mapk10 gene encoding mitogen-activated protein kinase 10 isoform X1, translating to MVFMSRHFLYNCSQPILDVKIAFCQGFGKQVDVSYIAQHYNMSKSKVDNQFYSVEVGDSTFTVLKRYQNLKPIGSGAQGIVCAGYDAVLDRNVAIKKLSRPFQNQTHAKRAYRELVLMKCVNHKNIISLLNVFTPQKSLEDFQDVYLAMELMDANLCQVIQMELDHERMSYLLYQMLCGIKHLHSAGIIHRDLKPSNIVVKSDCTLKILDFGLARTAGTSFMMTPYVVTRYYRAPEVILGMGYKENVDIWSVGCIMGEMVRHKILFPGRDYIDQWNKVIEQLGTPALEFMKKLQPTVRNYVENRPKYAGLTFPKLFPDCLFPADSEHNKLKASQARDLLSKMLIIDPAKRISVDEALQHPYINVWYDPAEVEAARDLIQISMPPPQIYDKQLDEREHSIDEWKELIYKEVMNFEERTKNGVVKGQPSPSGAAVNSSESLPPSSSINDISSMSTDQTLASDTDSSLETSAGPLGCCR from the exons ATG GTATTTATGAGCAGACATTTCTTATATAACTGCAGCCAACCGATCCTGGATGTAAAGATAGCCTTTTGTCAG GGTTTTGGTAAACAAGTGGATGTGTCATATATCGCCCAGCATTACAACATGAGCAAGAGCAAAGTGGACAACCAGTTCTACAGTGTGGAAGTGGGAGACTCCACCTTCACAGTTTTAAAGCGTTACCAGAATTTAAAGCCCATCGGCTCTGGAGCTCAGGGAATTGTCTG tgcgGGCTATGACGCTGTTCTGGACAGAAATGTGGCCATCAAGAAGCTGAGCAGACCCTTCCAGAACCAGACCCATGCCAAGCGGGCATACCGGGAGTTGGTGCTCATGAAATGTGTCAATCACAAAAAT ATTATCAGTTTATTAAATGTCTTCACACCACAGAAATCATTAGAGGATTTCCAGGATGT GTACCTGGCGATGGAGCTGATGGACGCCAACTTGTGCCAGGTGATTCAGATGGAGCTCGACCATGAGAGAATGTCCTACCTGCTCTACCAGATGCTGTGTGGTATCAAACATCTGCACTCAGCTGGCATCATTCACAGG GACCTTAAACCAAGCAATATAGTGGTGAAGTCCGACTGCACCCTGAAGATCCTGGACTTTGGCCTGGCGAGGACTGCAGGCACGAGCTTCATGATGACCCCTTATGTGGTGACTAGATACTACAGAGCCCCAGAGGTTATCCTGGGCATGGGATACAAAGAGAATG TGGACATATGGTCGGTGGGGTGCATTATGGGAGAAATGGTGCGCCACAAAATCCTTTTCCCTGGTCGGGACT ACATCGACCAGTGGAACAAGGTGATTGAGCAGCTGGGCACGCCCGCGCTGGAGTTCATGAAGAAGCTCCAGCCCACAGTGAGGAACTACGTGGAGAACCGGCCAAAGTATGCCGGCCTCACCTTTCCCAAGCTCTTCCCCGACTGCCTCTTCCCCGCTGACTCTGAGCACAACAAACTCAAAG CTAGCCAGGCCAGAGACCTGCTGTCTAAGATGCTGATCATCGACCCCGCTAAGCGGATATCGGTGGACGAGGCCCTGCAGCACCCCTACATCAACGTTTGGTACGACCCAGCCGAGGTGGAGGCG GCCAGAGATCTCATCCAAATATCCATG cCTCCACCTCAGATCTATGACAAGCAGCTGGATGAAAGAGAACACTCCATTGATGAATGGAAAG AACTAATCTACAAAGAGGTGATGAACTTTGAGGAGAGAACAAAGAATGGCGTAGTGAAGGGACAGCCTTCACCTTCAG GTGCAGCCGTGAACAGCAGCGagagcctccctccctcctcctcgatCAACGACATCTCCTCCATGTCCACCGACCAGACCCTGGCCTCAGACACCGACAGCAGCCTGGAGACCTCCGCAGGACCCCTGGGGTGTTGCAGGTGA
- the mapk10 gene encoding mitogen-activated protein kinase 10 isoform X7, with protein sequence MVFMSRHFLYNCSQPILDVKIAFCQGFGKQVDVSYIAQHYNMSKSKVDNQFYSVEVGDSTFTVLKRYQNLKPIGSGAQGIVCAGYDAVLDRNVAIKKLSRPFQNQTHAKRAYRELVLMKCVNHKNIISLLNVFTPQKSLEDFQDVYLAMELMDANLCQVIQMELDHERMSYLLYQMLCGIKHLHSAGIIHRDLKPSNIVVKSDCTLKILDFGLARTAGTSFMMTPYVVTRYYRAPEVILGMGYKENVDIWSVGCIMGEMVRHKILFPGRDYIDQWNKVIEQLGTPALEFMKKLQPTVRNYVENRPKYAGLTFPKLFPDCLFPADSEHNKLKASQARDLLSKMLIIDPAKRISVDEALQHPYINVWYDPAEVEAARDLIQISMPPPQIYDKQLDEREHSIDEWKELIYKEVMNFEERTKNGVVKGQPSPSAQVQP encoded by the exons ATG GTATTTATGAGCAGACATTTCTTATATAACTGCAGCCAACCGATCCTGGATGTAAAGATAGCCTTTTGTCAG GGTTTTGGTAAACAAGTGGATGTGTCATATATCGCCCAGCATTACAACATGAGCAAGAGCAAAGTGGACAACCAGTTCTACAGTGTGGAAGTGGGAGACTCCACCTTCACAGTTTTAAAGCGTTACCAGAATTTAAAGCCCATCGGCTCTGGAGCTCAGGGAATTGTCTG tgcgGGCTATGACGCTGTTCTGGACAGAAATGTGGCCATCAAGAAGCTGAGCAGACCCTTCCAGAACCAGACCCATGCCAAGCGGGCATACCGGGAGTTGGTGCTCATGAAATGTGTCAATCACAAAAAT ATTATCAGTTTATTAAATGTCTTCACACCACAGAAATCATTAGAGGATTTCCAGGATGT GTACCTGGCGATGGAGCTGATGGACGCCAACTTGTGCCAGGTGATTCAGATGGAGCTCGACCATGAGAGAATGTCCTACCTGCTCTACCAGATGCTGTGTGGTATCAAACATCTGCACTCAGCTGGCATCATTCACAGG GACCTTAAACCAAGCAATATAGTGGTGAAGTCCGACTGCACCCTGAAGATCCTGGACTTTGGCCTGGCGAGGACTGCAGGCACGAGCTTCATGATGACCCCTTATGTGGTGACTAGATACTACAGAGCCCCAGAGGTTATCCTGGGCATGGGATACAAAGAGAATG TGGACATATGGTCGGTGGGGTGCATTATGGGAGAAATGGTGCGCCACAAAATCCTTTTCCCTGGTCGGGACT ACATCGACCAGTGGAACAAGGTGATTGAGCAGCTGGGCACGCCCGCGCTGGAGTTCATGAAGAAGCTCCAGCCCACAGTGAGGAACTACGTGGAGAACCGGCCAAAGTATGCCGGCCTCACCTTTCCCAAGCTCTTCCCCGACTGCCTCTTCCCCGCTGACTCTGAGCACAACAAACTCAAAG CTAGCCAGGCCAGAGACCTGCTGTCTAAGATGCTGATCATCGACCCCGCTAAGCGGATATCGGTGGACGAGGCCCTGCAGCACCCCTACATCAACGTTTGGTACGACCCAGCCGAGGTGGAGGCG GCCAGAGATCTCATCCAAATATCCATG cCTCCACCTCAGATCTATGACAAGCAGCTGGATGAAAGAGAACACTCCATTGATGAATGGAAAG AACTAATCTACAAAGAGGTGATGAACTTTGAGGAGAGAACAAAGAATGGCGTAGTGAAGGGACAGCCTTCACCTTCAG CACAGGTGCAGCCGTGA